Proteins co-encoded in one Candidatus Coatesbacteria bacterium genomic window:
- the fabH gene encoding beta-ketoacyl-ACP synthase III → MPNAGITGIGSYLPEKVLTNHDLEKLVETSDEWIKTRTGMSERHIAADDQAASDLSLIAARRALESAGLEAAALDAIVLATVCPDYLFPSTACVLQDKLGAVNAGGFDLSAGCAGFASSLAVADGLIKSGQCEHVLVVGVEVLSRVTNWEDRGTCVLFGDGAGAAVVSAVEEEGVLANYLRADGSGGRFLIQPAGGSANPATHETVERKMHYIHMSGGDVFKAAVRAMVEAALNVLEQAGYKPEDLDLLVPHQANIRIIEGVRKRLKVPKERAFVNIERQANTSAATIPICLDEAYRNGRLKRGDLVCTTTFGAGFTWAGNLLRWII, encoded by the coding sequence ATGCCCAACGCCGGGATCACAGGCATCGGTTCCTATCTGCCCGAGAAGGTTCTGACCAACCACGACCTGGAAAAGCTCGTCGAGACCTCGGACGAGTGGATCAAGACCCGCACGGGGATGAGCGAGCGTCACATCGCCGCCGACGACCAGGCGGCCAGCGATCTGTCACTGATCGCCGCCCGCCGGGCCCTGGAAAGCGCCGGTCTGGAGGCCGCGGCCCTTGACGCCATCGTCCTGGCCACGGTCTGTCCGGACTACCTCTTCCCTTCGACGGCCTGCGTGCTGCAGGACAAGCTGGGTGCGGTCAACGCCGGGGGCTTCGACCTTTCGGCGGGCTGCGCCGGTTTCGCCTCGAGCCTGGCCGTGGCCGACGGCCTGATCAAGAGCGGTCAGTGCGAACACGTGCTGGTCGTCGGCGTCGAGGTTCTTTCGCGCGTTACCAACTGGGAGGACCGCGGCACCTGCGTCCTCTTCGGCGACGGCGCCGGCGCCGCCGTGGTCTCCGCCGTCGAGGAGGAGGGAGTGCTGGCCAATTATCTGCGGGCCGACGGCTCCGGCGGCCGTTTCCTCATCCAGCCCGCCGGCGGCTCGGCCAATCCGGCCACCCACGAGACCGTCGAGCGCAAGATGCACTACATTCATATGTCCGGCGGCGACGTTTTCAAGGCGGCGGTCAGGGCGATGGTCGAGGCGGCGCTCAACGTGCTGGAGCAGGCCGGTTACAAGCCCGAGGATCTCGACCTCCTCGTGCCGCACCAGGCCAACATCCGCATCATCGAGGGCGTGCGCAAGCGCTTGAAGGTTCCCAAGGAGCGGGCCTTCGTCAATATCGAGCGCCAGGCCAACACCTCGGCGGCCACCATTCCGATCTGTTTGGACGAGGCCTACCGCAACGGGCGACTCAAACGCGGCGATCTGGTCTGCACGACGACCTTCGGCGCCGGTTTCACCTGGGCCGGCAACCTGTTGCGCTGGATTATCTAA
- the plsX gene encoding phosphate acyltransferase PlsX encodes MPEPPHQQATPPIALDVMGGDDAPRSTVSGAILARRNGVGELILVGDDTAVAAELRRQGQHPDDWNIEPAAELVDMHESPTYALKRKRDASIAVATRLVKRGAAGAVVSCGSTGAQVASSILHLGRLAGVERPAIGVAFPGTHGWGVLIDAGANAQNRPSHLVGFAVMGALYLELVFGVQQPRVGLISIGEEASKGNEMVREAYKLLDTKQDLNFVGMVEGRGVYTGGADVLVCDGFVGNILLKFSESASRWVFHHLRQGMNKRPLALLGGLLIKPAINHFRTVAHPSSIGGAPLLGVNGISIIAHGSSDAEAVKNACKVARRLMEAEINRRISERMQAP; translated from the coding sequence GTGCCCGAACCCCCCCATCAGCAGGCAACTCCACCCATCGCCCTCGACGTGATGGGCGGCGACGACGCCCCCCGCTCGACCGTATCCGGAGCCATCCTGGCGCGGCGCAACGGCGTCGGCGAACTGATCCTCGTCGGTGACGACACGGCGGTCGCCGCGGAACTGCGCCGTCAGGGACAGCACCCCGACGACTGGAATATCGAGCCCGCTGCCGAGCTGGTGGACATGCACGAGTCGCCGACCTACGCCCTCAAGCGCAAGCGCGACGCCTCGATCGCCGTGGCCACCCGCCTCGTCAAGCGCGGCGCCGCCGGAGCCGTGGTCTCCTGCGGCTCCACCGGCGCCCAGGTCGCCAGCTCGATCCTCCATCTGGGACGCCTGGCCGGCGTCGAACGCCCCGCCATCGGCGTGGCCTTCCCCGGTACTCACGGTTGGGGCGTCTTGATCGACGCCGGAGCCAACGCCCAGAACCGACCCAGCCACCTCGTCGGCTTCGCCGTGATGGGCGCCCTATACCTCGAGCTGGTCTTCGGCGTCCAGCAGCCCCGCGTCGGGTTGATCTCCATCGGCGAGGAGGCCTCCAAGGGCAACGAGATGGTCCGCGAGGCCTACAAACTCCTCGACACCAAACAGGACCTCAACTTCGTCGGCATGGTCGAGGGCCGCGGGGTCTACACCGGCGGAGCCGACGTCCTGGTCTGCGATGGCTTCGTCGGCAACATCCTGTTAAAATTCAGCGAATCCGCCTCGCGCTGGGTCTTCCACCACCTGCGCCAGGGCATGAACAAGCGGCCCCTGGCCCTGCTGGGCGGCCTGCTGATCAAGCCCGCGATCAACCACTTCCGCACCGTGGCCCATCCTTCCTCCATCGGCGGTGCGCCCCTCCTCGGCGTCAACGGCATCAGCATCATCGCCCACGGCTCCTCCGACGCCGAAGCCGTCAAGAACGCCTGCAAGGTCGCCCGCCGGCTGATGGAGGCCGAGATCAACCGCCGGATCAGCGAGCGCATGCAGGCGCCGTAG
- a CDS encoding acetate/propionate family kinase — protein MNILVLNCGSSSVKFQLLEMTKEQVMAKGLVERIGAGQARIKYKTGTDKIVREPAEITDHTTAIDYIIRMLTASEQQVIESTDDIDAVGHRVVHGGESFAGSMLIDDEVYAKLQECIPLAPLHNPANIKGIDAVGELMPTVDQAGVFDTAFHQSMPRTSYLYALPLWVYERYGVRRYGFHGTSHRYVAARCAELEGRDPAGLKIITCHLGNGASVAAVDGGISLDTSMGFTPLEGLVMGSRCGDIDPAIPLFLQREENLSAEEVDSLLNRQSGVKGLSEGEFIDMRDIEDRYFEKDPRCTEILEIYCYRIRKYIGAYAAAMGGLDAVVFTAGVGENSPITRKLVCDPLGFLGLELDDEANDAAAPGSGFEGRVTAADSRVGVWVIPTNEELVIARDTKELVEKQRR, from the coding sequence ATGAACATCCTGGTGCTCAATTGCGGCAGCTCGTCGGTCAAGTTCCAGTTGCTGGAGATGACCAAGGAGCAGGTGATGGCCAAGGGGCTCGTCGAGCGTATCGGCGCCGGTCAGGCCCGGATCAAGTACAAGACCGGAACGGATAAGATCGTCCGCGAGCCGGCGGAAATCACCGACCACACCACGGCCATCGACTACATCATCAGAATGTTGACCGCCTCCGAGCAACAGGTCATCGAATCGACCGACGACATCGATGCCGTCGGCCACCGCGTCGTCCACGGCGGCGAGAGCTTCGCCGGCAGCATGCTCATCGACGATGAGGTCTACGCCAAGCTCCAGGAGTGCATCCCGCTGGCCCCGCTGCACAACCCCGCCAACATCAAGGGTATCGACGCCGTCGGCGAGCTGATGCCCACGGTGGACCAGGCCGGCGTCTTCGATACGGCCTTCCACCAGAGCATGCCGCGGACCAGCTACCTCTACGCCCTGCCGCTGTGGGTCTACGAGCGTTACGGGGTGCGGCGCTACGGCTTCCACGGCACCAGCCACCGTTACGTGGCCGCTCGCTGCGCCGAACTCGAGGGCCGGGATCCCGCCGGGCTCAAGATCATCACCTGCCACCTGGGCAACGGGGCCTCCGTGGCCGCCGTCGACGGCGGGATAAGCCTGGACACCTCGATGGGCTTCACTCCCCTCGAGGGCCTGGTGATGGGCAGCCGCTGCGGTGACATCGATCCGGCGATCCCCCTGTTCTTACAGCGCGAGGAAAACCTCTCCGCCGAAGAGGTCGACAGCCTGCTCAACCGCCAGTCCGGGGTCAAGGGGCTCTCCGAGGGCGAGTTCATCGACATGCGTGACATCGAGGACCGCTACTTCGAAAAAGACCCGCGCTGCACCGAGATCCTCGAGATCTACTGCTACCGCATCCGCAAGTACATCGGCGCCTACGCCGCCGCCATGGGTGGACTTGACGCCGTTGTTTTCACCGCCGGCGTCGGCGAAAATTCACCCATCACCCGCAAACTGGTCTGCGATCCCCTGGGTTTTCTGGGTCTGGAGCTCGACGACGAAGCCAACGACGCCGCCGCCCCGGGCAGCGGCTTCGAGGGCCGGGTGACCGCCGCCGACAGCCGCGTGGGCGTCTGGGTGATTCCGACCAACGAAGAACTCGTCATCGCCCGGGACACCAAGGAACTGGTCGAAAAGCAACGTCGGTAA
- the rpmF gene encoding 50S ribosomal protein L32, producing the protein MAVPKRRKSRSKRDMRKAHWVRSLAVPQLTSCPNCGEAKLPHRICAACGYYKGRQIIIPVKQEE; encoded by the coding sequence ATGGCAGTACCGAAAAGAAGGAAGTCCCGCTCCAAAAGGGACATGCGCAAGGCCCACTGGGTACGCAGCCTGGCGGTGCCCCAGCTCACCTCCTGTCCCAACTGCGGCGAGGCCAAGCTGCCCCACCGCATCTGCGCCGCCTGCGGTTACTACAAGGGCCGCCAGATCATCATCCCCGTCAAGCAGGAAGAGTAA